The following proteins are encoded in a genomic region of Oncorhynchus gorbuscha isolate QuinsamMale2020 ecotype Even-year linkage group LG11, OgorEven_v1.0, whole genome shotgun sequence:
- the LOC123989412 gene encoding TBC1 domain family member 13-like — MSSSYRSRIQEFKVALSEEKLDLNALRELCFSGIPFEGGIRALCWKVLLNYLPLDQTMWDSFLKKQREGYSQFLKEMIIQPGIAKANLGLSREDVTMEDHPLNPSPESKWNNYFRDNEVLLQIDKDVRRLYPDMAFFQWPTDYPCQLILDPQNDYETLRCRVEQTTLKAQTVDRNRSGVTNVTPPGKALNLYPSNEYEVLPNGCEAHWEVVERILFIYAKLNPGIAYVQGMNEVVGPLYYTFATDPNDKWREHAEADTFFCFTNLMSENRDMFIKSLDDSQCGITYKMESVYSMLKEKDMELYIKLQEQNIKPQYFTFRWLTLLLSQEFLLPDVIRIWDTLFSDQDRFNFLILVCCAMLVLIRDQLLAGDFTINMRLLQDYPISDVHTILAKAKELQDGS, encoded by the exons ATGTCGAGCTCGTACCGAAGCAG GATCCAGGAATTCAAGGTGGCCTTGAGTGAAGAGAAGCTAGACTTGAATGCACTCCGGGAACTTTGCTTCAGCG gtATCCCATTTGAAGGAGGCATCCGTGCACTTTGCTGGAAA GTCCTTCTAAACTACCTGCCTCTGGACCAGACGATGTGGGATTCCTTTCTCAAAAAGCAGAG GGAGGGTTATTCCCAGTTCCTGAAGGAGATGATTATCCAGCCCGGCATCGCTAAGGCCAACCTGGGCCTCTCCAGAGAGGACGTGACCATGGAGGACCAC CCTCTCAACCCCAGCCCAGAGAGCAAGTGGAACAACTACTTCAGAGACAACGAGGTGCTGCTGCAGATTGATAAAGATGTCAG GCGTCTGTACCCAGACATGGCCTTCTTCCAGTGGCCCACAGACTACCCATGCCAGCTGATCCTGGACCCCCAGAATGACTATGAGACCCTCAGGTGCCGTGTGGAACAGACCACCCTCAAGGCCCAAACTGTGGACCGCAACCGCAGCGGGGTCACCAACGTGA CTCCCCCGGGCAAGGCCCTCAACCTGTACCCTTCCAACGAGTATGAGGTGCTGCCCAATGGCTGTGAGGCCCACTGGGAGGTGGTGGAGCGCATCCTGTTCATCTACGCTAAGCTCAACCCAGGCATCGCCTACGTGCAGGGCATGAACGAGGTGGTGGGACCCCTCTACTACACCTTCGCTACCGACCCCAACGACAAGTGGAGAG AGCACGCTGAGGCGGACACCTTCTTTTGTTTCACCAACTTGATGTCGGAGAACCGGGACATGTTCATCAAGAGTCTGGACGACTCGCAGTGCGGCATCACCTACAAGATGGAGAGCGTCTACTCCATGCTCAAGGAGAAGGACATGGAGCTCTACATTAAACTG CAGGAGCAGAACATCAAGCCTCAGTACTTCACCTTCCGCTGGCTGACCCTGCTGCTGTCTCAGGAGTTCCTCCTACCCGACGTCATCCGCATCTGGGACACGCTCTTTTCCGACCAGGACCGCTTCAACTTCCTCATCCTGGTCTGCTGCGCCATGCTCGT ACTGATTCGAGATCAGTTGCTGGCAGGCGACTTCACGATCAACATGAGACTGCTGCAG GACTACCCCATctcagatgtccacaccatcctGGCCAAGGCCAAGGAGCTTCAGGACGGGTCATAG